Within Rothia sp. ZJ932, the genomic segment TATCTTGAGGCAGGTAGGGCACGGGGCGTACACCCGCGGGCAGGGCTACATGCGGCAAGGGCAAGTGCAGCGTTACAGCTTCGACTCCACCACCCGCGTCCTTGCAGGGAAAGTTAGTGGCAGCGGCGCTCAAACCTATGAAACGAGCGTTACCTTTCCAGCAACCACGATCCCCGGTTCTTTGGCTTTTTCTAGCTACTGCTCCTGCCCGGTAGGGTACGACTGCAAACATGCTGTTGCGCTCATGCTGACCGCTATTGATCGCTCCACCAAAGCAAAAAAGGCGATGACCACCTCATCCCCCACCTGGAACACCGGTGCGCTAACAGAAACTGTGCAAGGGGCTGATGCCGAAAAAACTACCGCCAGAGACATCTCTACCCTTCTTCACCGCGCTTCAGACCTACCGGCAGCTGACTCAGCCCTGCCCACGTGGCGTCGTGCCCTCTCCCACACTCTAGCGGCGCGTCCGCACTCGGGTCTGCGCGAAACATCGCAGGTAGCGGGTGCTCTCGAACTCAAAATTAATGTTCCCGGACGCTTTGCCACCGGTGTCACGAGCGCCACAGCCGCCCCCGCCCAGCTCTTTGCGCGCCCCATGATGAAAGGCTCCAGCGGCAAATGGATCAAGGGCGGTCTCAGTTGGGAAACCTTCATGCAACGCGGCCTTCAGGGCTTCGCGCAGACCTCGCTCTACACTGAACACGAACAGTGGTTCACCGATTTCTACGCGGTCGTGCGCCCCGCGCAATCCGCTTACACCTCGCACAGGGACTGGGTGAATCTCTCCCACACCAGCTCTACCCTGCTCTGGCAGTTGCTCTCCCAAGTAGCCGAGATAGGGTTGGTCTGTGTGCTCGACGGGCAAGAAATCACCCTTGCTATTGCCGATACCCCAACGGTGTACCTTGATGCCCACTTCACCGACGACCAAAACACTCTAGTGCTGACGCCCATACTGAGCTGGCACAATTTCTCTCTGTCTGCCGCGCACTTCCATAAACTAGGCGAACCACGTAAAGGTTTTCTGGCACTGGGGGACGCGGCACAGACCGTCTACTCCCGCGAAGCCGCCCACGCTCAACGCGAGAGACTGGTCCCAGCAGCACTCACCAGCGAGAACCTACCAGGTGAGCTAGAAAGCGAGGACGCACCTGCCGCCTTTACCTCGTCCGCTGACCTCGTCTTTGTGCCCCTCGACGAACCCCTCACCTCAGTTGCCGAATCACTCATCGCCACCGAGCCACTAGAGATTCCCGCCAGCGAGATTGATACCTTCTACCGAGACTTCTACCCTGAACTGGCTCGTTCAGTACCGCTGATCTCCCACGATGAACGCCTCACTCTGCCAGCGCTCGCTCACCCCGAACTGGTGCTTTTTGTAGATTTTGCTGAACAAGCTACCCCCGCAGCACGCACCGTGTGGCAGTGGGCGTACCCCAAAGACCCACTACAGACGGTTCCTGCTGATAACAGCGGTTCCGCTGAAGACACCCACATTTTCCTGCCCGCACTGGGCTACCCCGGTGAAAACCACGCCAGCGTGCGAGACACCGCCTTTGAAGCCCGCGTCCTGAAAAAAGTAAAGACAGTTCGCCCGGCGGTACCCTTCACTAAACACCGTTGGGAGGGGTGGAATACGCGCGTCCTCGTCGATGAAGCACTGCCCGCTCTAGCTGAGATTGACGGGGTACACATCGAAGTCACCGGTGAGATCCCCACCTTCAAAGAGCTAGATACTGAACCAGAAATTATCATTCGCGTGGACGATACCGGCAGGCGCGACTGGTTTGGTCTGGGTATCGCCGTGAAAGCGGGCAACTGGTACGTAGGTTTCTCTGAAATCTTTGCTGCCCTGGCACAGGGGCAGACCCACATGCTCTTGGGAGATGGCACCTATTTTGCTCTCAATCGCCCCGAGTTTTTGAAACTACAAGAACTAATTATTGAAGCAAGCACCCTCAACGAACGCGGCGGCAACAAAGAACTCACCATCACCCGCCATCAGGCAGGGCTCTGGGAAGATCTCGAAGAACTCGCCTCCACCGTAGAAACCACCCGTGCGTGGGAAGAGCACATCAGCGCCCTGCTTACCAAGGAGCAGACGGACGCACCCTCAGTACCCCCGCAGCTACAGGCAACCCTGCGCCCCTACCAGTTAGAGGGTTTCCACTGGCTGAGTTTTCTGTGGCAGGCACAGCTCGGCGGTATTCTTGCCGATGACATGGGTCTGGGTAAAACCCTGCAAACAATCGCGCTCATCGCCCACGCTAAGCACTGGTGGCAGCAGGACGCCGCAGACGCCGAAGGTGAGCAACAGGATTTCGCTCCCTTCTTGGTGGTTGCGCCGACCTCGGTAGTGCCCAACTGGATCAGCGAGGTAGAGCGGTTCGCACCGCATCTGAAGGTCGTGGGCATCAGTGCCTCCCAAGCAAAATCTAAGACCCCCCTAGCGCACACTATTACCGGGGCTGACGTTGTCATTACCTCCTACGCCCTGTTCCGCATTGACGAGCAGGCGTACGCAGATGTGGGCACGCCAGTTCCCTGGAACGGGCTCATTCTCGATGAGGCGCAGTTCGTCAAAAACGCAAAAACCAAAGCGCACCGCATCGCCCGCGAACTCCCCGCCCGCTTCAAGCTAGCGGTCACCGGCACTCCCCTAGAGAATAACCTCATGGAACTCTGGTCAATGTTCTCTATTACTGCCCCAGGACTCTTTCCCTCAGCACGAGCCTTCAAAGACTACTACGCCACCCCGATTGAGTCGGGCGAAGAAACCGCTGCCCTAGGCAAACTGCGCTCACGGGTGCGTCCGCTCATGCTACGCCGCACCAAAGAACTCGTAGCAGCCGATCTAC encodes:
- a CDS encoding DEAD/DEAH box helicase — translated: MESSQPFPDIPVTAPTILRQVGHGAYTRGQGYMRQGQVQRYSFDSTTRVLAGKVSGSGAQTYETSVTFPATTIPGSLAFSSYCSCPVGYDCKHAVALMLTAIDRSTKAKKAMTTSSPTWNTGALTETVQGADAEKTTARDISTLLHRASDLPAADSALPTWRRALSHTLAARPHSGLRETSQVAGALELKINVPGRFATGVTSATAAPAQLFARPMMKGSSGKWIKGGLSWETFMQRGLQGFAQTSLYTEHEQWFTDFYAVVRPAQSAYTSHRDWVNLSHTSSTLLWQLLSQVAEIGLVCVLDGQEITLAIADTPTVYLDAHFTDDQNTLVLTPILSWHNFSLSAAHFHKLGEPRKGFLALGDAAQTVYSREAAHAQRERLVPAALTSENLPGELESEDAPAAFTSSADLVFVPLDEPLTSVAESLIATEPLEIPASEIDTFYRDFYPELARSVPLISHDERLTLPALAHPELVLFVDFAEQATPAARTVWQWAYPKDPLQTVPADNSGSAEDTHIFLPALGYPGENHASVRDTAFEARVLKKVKTVRPAVPFTKHRWEGWNTRVLVDEALPALAEIDGVHIEVTGEIPTFKELDTEPEIIIRVDDTGRRDWFGLGIAVKAGNWYVGFSEIFAALAQGQTHMLLGDGTYFALNRPEFLKLQELIIEASTLNERGGNKELTITRHQAGLWEDLEELASTVETTRAWEEHISALLTKEQTDAPSVPPQLQATLRPYQLEGFHWLSFLWQAQLGGILADDMGLGKTLQTIALIAHAKHWWQQDAADAEGEQQDFAPFLVVAPTSVVPNWISEVERFAPHLKVVGISASQAKSKTPLAHTITGADVVITSYALFRIDEQAYADVGTPVPWNGLILDEAQFVKNAKTKAHRIARELPARFKLAVTGTPLENNLMELWSMFSITAPGLFPSARAFKDYYATPIESGEETAALGKLRSRVRPLMLRRTKELVAADLPEKNDQRVNVPLAAAHRKTYDTHLQRERKKILGLVEDFDKNRFTIFNSLTALRRLALDASLIDAEKYAEVPSSKLDYLEENLPEIVAEGHKALIFSQFTSYLKLIATRLETLGIDYLYLDGTTRDRASVLEAWKEGRAPVFLISLKAGGFGLNLTQADYVFIMDPWWNPAAEDQAVDRAHRIGQTKNVMVYRLVSAGTIEEKVMELKESKAALFDAVVDDGQFFSSRLDAAQVRQLLMGGE